From a single Brassica oleracea var. oleracea cultivar TO1000 chromosome C5, BOL, whole genome shotgun sequence genomic region:
- the LOC106344617 gene encoding uncharacterized protein LOC106344617 — protein MEAFSTTNQTLQISSDETSMFITYSIAAHKVVVMVNTGILGLLQLINQQSSGFETHKAAFLSFCIFILFYAILRVREAIDWRLRPGIVPRLVGHASHLFGGLAVLVLVSVVYVPFALVLLLLWFLWLSVVVYDTFNAFMIYSEASISGSDSPQLPPV, from the coding sequence ATGGAGGCTTTCTCCACCACTAACCAAACACTCCAAATCTCCAGCGATGAAACGTCAATGTTTATCACATACTCCATTGCAGCCCACAAAGTCGTTGTCATGGTCAATACCGGAATTCTAGGATTACTTCAGCTCATAAACCAACAGTCATCTGGTTTTGAAACACATAAAGCAGCATTCCTCTCTTTCTGCATATTCATTTTGTTTTACGCCATTCTTCGCGTCCGTGAAGCCATTGACTGGCGGCTGCGTCCCGGTATAGTGCCAAGGCTCGTGGGACACGCAAGCCATCTATTTGGAGGTCTAGCTGTTCTTGTGTTAGTCTCTGTAGTTTACGTGCCGTTTGCTTTAGTCCTTCTTCTTCTCTGGTTTCTCTGGCTCTCCGTGGTGGTTTACGATACTTTCAATGCATTCATGATCTACTCGGAGGCGAGCATATCCGGCTCTGATTCACCACAACTACCGCCGGTGTAA